A window of the Streptomyces sp. NBC_01351 genome harbors these coding sequences:
- the rbsK gene encoding ribokinase gives MTAIAVLGSTNMDLVAYVPKAPRLGETVTGRAFRTVSGGKGANQAVAAARSGGEVVMIGAVGADEFGVRLRSALASAGVETAGLRTVEGASGTAHITVDDEGANSIIVIPGANAHVTGLEAGDEARIAGAGALLLQLELPLSAALSGALAARAHGVRTVLTPAPAQPLPAELLAAVDLLVPNEHEAAALTGLTDPHQAAAALLDDVPEVVITLGAGGSLYAARGREPLTVPAPKVRAVDTTAAGDTFVGALAVALGEGRSVPQALRWASCAAALSVQRPGAQDSMPTRAETDAFAGSLPGGTL, from the coding sequence ATGACGGCCATCGCCGTGCTCGGCAGTACCAACATGGACCTCGTCGCCTACGTACCCAAGGCCCCCCGTCTCGGCGAGACCGTCACCGGCCGCGCCTTCCGCACCGTCTCCGGCGGCAAGGGCGCGAACCAGGCCGTCGCCGCCGCCCGCTCCGGCGGGGAGGTGGTGATGATCGGCGCGGTCGGGGCCGACGAGTTCGGCGTACGGTTGCGCTCCGCGCTCGCCTCGGCCGGCGTCGAGACGGCCGGCCTGCGCACCGTGGAGGGCGCGAGCGGCACCGCCCACATCACCGTGGACGACGAGGGCGCCAACAGCATCATCGTCATCCCGGGCGCGAATGCCCACGTCACGGGCCTGGAGGCGGGCGACGAGGCCCGGATCGCCGGGGCCGGCGCCCTGCTCCTCCAGCTCGAACTGCCCTTGTCCGCCGCCCTCTCCGGCGCCCTCGCCGCCCGCGCCCACGGGGTCCGTACGGTCCTCACCCCGGCCCCCGCCCAGCCGCTGCCGGCCGAGCTGCTCGCCGCCGTGGACCTGCTGGTCCCCAACGAGCACGAGGCCGCCGCCCTCACGGGCCTCACCGACCCCCACCAGGCGGCCGCGGCCCTGCTGGACGACGTGCCGGAGGTGGTGATCACCCTCGGCGCGGGCGGATCCCTGTACGCCGCCCGCGGCCGGGAGCCGCTGACCGTGCCCGCGCCGAAGGTCCGGGCCGTGGACACGACCGCCGCCGGGGACACCTTCGTCGGCGCGCTCGCGGTGGCCCTGGGCGAGGGCCGGTCCGTGCCGCAGGCGCTGCGCTGGGCCTCGTGCGCGGCCGCGCTCTCCGTACAGCGCCCCGGCGCCCAGGACTCGATGCCGACCCGCGCCGAGACCGACGCCTTCGCCGGATCCCTGCCCGGGGGCACACTTTGA